The genomic region GCGCTCGTGCTGTATTTATTATACCCTTCCGAACACTGGTGGCATTTGCTCTCATAGTAATACGGATACCCCGTAGGACAGCAATGTCCCTGACTTGTGGTATATCTGGCATAACCGGAACTGCATGAGCCGGACCCTGCACCGCTGTTGCCGGAATTGATGTCCGCCAAACGGTCAAAACACCCGCTCAAGAGCACAAAAATAATAATTAAACTTACTATGGTGCAAAGAGGCAATCGTGCAAACTCCATGTTTTTCACCCCGTTCATGAATTCTGCCGCAGGATCTGACCGTGCATGCGCCGGATAATTGTCGAGATTAAGAATCTTTTAGCACATTAATCTTTGGTTTACCGGTTAAAGGCTGGCTCAGTATGGTGAAAAGGATACAGACCGTTTGTGTTTCAACTCATTTTCCGTAATCGCATGGCAGTACCGGGCTGCAATACGCGGTTACTTCACTATTTTGTAGCAGCAAGGTGAGAGGTAAGGAATTGAGATGTGCTTATTTTAGAATGCAGGACATTCTGCCGTGATACAGATAAAAGTGGAAATTGCTGGGCAAAGTTTAATAAACTGAAAAGGTTGAATGCACTTTTCAATGGATACTGATGATGTCCGGCTGAAAAAGCAACAGCTGACGGAAGAGATCGAACGGCTGAAAACGGAACTTGACGAAAAAACACTTATTGCAGAGGAGCGGCTTAACCGGCTGAAATACCTCCAGTCAGATTTTGATAATTACCGTAAATGGTCTGAAAAGGAAAAAGTAGCAATTATTGCGCTCGCAAACGAGAACCTGATAAAAGACCTTTTAGTCATCCTTGACGATTTCGAACGGGCGCTGCCTGCCCTTGGACAGGAAAAAAACAGGGAAGGGATCGGTATGGTCCAGAAAAAATTCTTAAAAATCCTGGCAGCATATGGGCTGCAACCCATAGAATGTCTGGGAAAAAAATTTGATCCGCATTTTCACGAGGTGTTATGCAAGGAGCAATGCGACAAAGAACAAGACACGATACTCAATGAGATCGAACGGGGTTACCAGCTGAAATCGAAAGTGATCCGACCCTCTAAAGTACTGATTGCAGAAAACGTTGGAAAAGATGAAGGTGAGAATAATGGCTAAAGAGAAGATTATCGGAATTGATCTTGGTACTTCAAACAGTGAAGGTGCAGTGATGCTTGGCGGCAAACCGACTATTATCCCTTCAGCAGAAGGTGCAACGGTTGCCGGAAAGATGTTTCCCTCGTATGTTGCGTTCACCCAAGATGGCCAGTTACTCGTAGGTGAACCGGCGCGCCGGCAGGCCGTAAGTAATCCCGAAGGAACGGTTACTGCTGCAAAACGGAAGATAGGGACCAATCATATTTACAAAATTTATGGCAAGGAATACACGCCCCAGCAGATCTCGGCATTCCTCCTTCAGAAAATAAAAAGGGATGCAGAAGCATTCCTCGGAGAAACAGTGACAAAGGCCGTGATCACCGTCCCTGCCTATTTCAACGACAACCAGCGGACAGCAACCAAGGATGCAGGCAAGATTGCCGGATTGGATGTTATCAGGCTGGTCAACGAGCCCACTGCTGCATCGATGGCGTACGGTCTCGACCGTGCCGGGGAATACAAGATTCTTGTCTTTGACCTTGGCGGGGGCACGCTGGATGTGACCATCATGGAATTTGGCGGCGGGACGTTCACGGTCCTTGCCACTTCCGGCGATACCCAGCTGGGCGGAACCGATATGGACAATGCAATTTACGAGTGGATTGCGGATGAGTTCAAAAAATTTGAAGGCATCGATCTCAGAAATGACAAGATGGTGGTCAACCGGCTCAAAGAAGCCGCTGAAAAGGCAAAGATCGAACTTTCTACCGTACTCGAAACCGAGATCAACCTCCCCTATGTCACTGCCACCCAGACAGGCCCCAAACATCTGTCGATGAAGCTGAGCCGATCAAAACTCGAACAGCTGATCGAACCCATCATCAAGCGCTGTATCCACCCGTTCGAACAGGCATTAAAAGATGCAAGCCTTACGAAAAATGATATCCAGAAAGTGATCCTTGTCGGCGGTCCAACCCGTATGCCCGTTGTCCAGAAGTTTATCGAAGATCATGTAGGCCGGAAGGTAGAGCGGGGTATCGATCCGATGGAATGCGTGGCAATCGGTGCATCCATCCAGGGAGGTATTCTTGGCGGCGAGATCACCGACATGGTGCTTTTAGACGTAACTCCCCTGACACTGGGTATCGAAACTCTCGGAGCTGTGAGGACACCATTGATCGAGCGGAACACTACGATCCCCACAAAGAAGAGCCAGATCTTTTCCACTGCAGCGGATTATCAGACCGCTGTCACCGTCCATATCCTCCAGGGCGAACGCCCCCTTGCAGCAGATAACGTGAGTCTTGGGCAGTTCAATCTCGTCGGTATTCCCCCTGCACCCCGGGGTATTCCCCAGATAGAAGTGTCGTTTGATATCGATGCTTCGGGCATCCTGAATGTATCGGCAAAGGATCTCGGGACCGGTAAAGAGCAGAAGATGACCATCACGGCTTCCACCAAACTGG from Methanoregula sp. harbors:
- a CDS encoding nucleotide exchange factor GrpE, with amino-acid sequence MDTDDVRLKKQQLTEEIERLKTELDEKTLIAEERLNRLKYLQSDFDNYRKWSEKEKVAIIALANENLIKDLLVILDDFERALPALGQEKNREGIGMVQKKFLKILAAYGLQPIECLGKKFDPHFHEVLCKEQCDKEQDTILNEIERGYQLKSKVIRPSKVLIAENVGKDEGENNG
- the dnaK gene encoding molecular chaperone DnaK, translating into MAKEKIIGIDLGTSNSEGAVMLGGKPTIIPSAEGATVAGKMFPSYVAFTQDGQLLVGEPARRQAVSNPEGTVTAAKRKIGTNHIYKIYGKEYTPQQISAFLLQKIKRDAEAFLGETVTKAVITVPAYFNDNQRTATKDAGKIAGLDVIRLVNEPTAASMAYGLDRAGEYKILVFDLGGGTLDVTIMEFGGGTFTVLATSGDTQLGGTDMDNAIYEWIADEFKKFEGIDLRNDKMVVNRLKEAAEKAKIELSTVLETEINLPYVTATQTGPKHLSMKLSRSKLEQLIEPIIKRCIHPFEQALKDASLTKNDIQKVILVGGPTRMPVVQKFIEDHVGRKVERGIDPMECVAIGASIQGGILGGEITDMVLLDVTPLTLGIETLGAVRTPLIERNTTIPTKKSQIFSTAADYQTAVTVHILQGERPLAADNVSLGQFNLVGIPPAPRGIPQIEVSFDIDASGILNVSAKDLGTGKEQKMTITASTKLADSDVKKMVNEAKQFEEQDKQRKEEIEIRNTADSLIYTAEKTKSDLAGKISADLIDKVNAAIVGVKAAIEGKDTAKIKSEIEKLQKVLGEAGSAVYEQAARQQSQQQAQQQQSGSAGNERPGHETTGPGGENVVDADFKVKDEK